The following proteins come from a genomic window of Nicotiana tomentosiformis chromosome 12, ASM39032v3, whole genome shotgun sequence:
- the LOC138891359 gene encoding uncharacterized protein — protein MVAKTFYVEGEISLPEHFQRFYLLGSSECNHLVRSKIKREVQCINCRLQRMLIPRYHFEVEITDETGTTTATMSEGLAKRMLSMRAEHIYDIVSVKNELFPITHINR, from the exons ATGGTG GCGAAAACGTTTTACGTCGAAGGAGAAATTTCGCTACCTGAGCATTTCCAACGATTTTATCTGCTAGGTAGTTCTGAATGTAACCATCTTGTTCGGAGCAAAATAAAAAGAGAGGTTCAATGCATAAATTGCAGGCTGCAACGAATGTTAATTCCAAG GTACCACTTTGAGGTAGAAATTACAGACGAAACTGGCACAACTACAGCAACAATGTCTGAAGGTTTGGCCAAAAGAATGTTGTCAATGAGAGCTGAACATATATATGATATCGTTAGTGTTAAG AATGAGTTATTCCCTATTACCCATATCAATCGATAA